tttttgaaaattgaacagATTATATCTGTACTTGCTTAAAAATAATCAGACTTGAATTAGTTTAATCATAGAATGAATTTCTCTCTGATTATGACAAAATTCAAATCATGCATGAAAATACACGACCAAGTGATGTTTCAAttgagtaaaaaaaattatagagacCAATACCCATTTAGTAAGCATGAAAGTATGATCATCAAATTGTATAAAATCTCTTTTAAAGGACTAACATGCTCAAACTAATACTTACCATCTAAATATATGTGGAAATGAACCTGAAAGGAAACTCAGAAATATGAGATTTTTTCGTTCTGATAATAAGCAGATACAAATCCTAAATACCTTCCTTACCAGTTACTACCTCATAAAATTATCTAGCTGAAATTGAAGTATAAATTATGTGGAAAGGAATAAAAAGCTCATCATATGGTTCTAGAATGCTTCGCCATTACAAACACACAAAAAGAGTATTTGACAAGAATGTGTAAGAACAAAGATAATGGGGGCATAATAAACCTTAATGTTGTACATCTTCAAAATAATACCATGCTGGATCCCCATTTCAGTCTAATTACTCTTATAGCTGACAATTAcataaaactgtttttatataaaaaaaatgaatgaaaaaaatgaaattattcatcaacaatatacaaattatcaaagaacaaatacgatttatttttttattttaaaaattagtttctaacAGTGCAGCTTCATTCACTAGTCACTTGGGGAGGGTTACCATGGTCACAAATATCTGGTTATCAATTTCGATATTTGAAGacatgaattattaaaaaatgataaacttttgttgtttattttagaaTGTAATTTTTACCATGATTATgttatattttagaatatttccatttttattatttttttataattctattgatttttatatttgcaTAGAAGACTAGTAGATCTATCACGCCTAGAGCTTATATAGACACTAAGTTCTAGTAATtgactttttataaaaaattttatttaaattaattcatGTATAATACAAAACTAACACTAGTATTTTGTCAAAAAGTGAACAATAACTAATGGCTCTTCTGAAAACATAAAGTaagtaaagaaaaaacaactatATTCATAGATACAATGTAGTATCTTTATTGTCCCAATCACTTTTTCTAGCCTTGGCCTTATTTTTGTCCATATGCCTTGGAGGTGTATTCTCACATTGTACTTGATCTTTAGCATTACCTTTTCTTGATTTAAACACTGGAATTTTACTAACAACGTAATCAGATCTGGGTTTGTCACTAACTTTCAACTTTTGTGTAGATTTAGCTATAAATTCATTaccatttctattttttaaaggtgatctttccatattttctctCAATTGTACAATTCTAGGACATACAACAAAATCATCTTCATATATAagatttgtcaattttttatccaaCTCCTTGACATCTGCAGTTATATTAATCAATGGTTTTGAAGGTTGTGACTTTATTTCTTCATGACATACACTTGAGCTTGTAAATATACCAGCTGGAGCTTCACGTACTTCTACTTTTACTGGTGCATCTTGTTCTGCTTCAGTTTCAGCGACTATTTGCATACTTTCAAAATTGGTGTTAATGTTTTCCATTATTTGTGGCATTTCATCAAGCACATCTTTTGAAGAATCAACAGAATTATATATATCAATCTTATCTTCCTTAgctatgtattcatcatctaaatgtttatattgatcattctcttcaattctatatttttcttgCAATATTGAATCTAAATCAGTTTCTGTATAATCTATATTTGTTTCTAATAGACCTACTAAAGAACGTCTTTTGTGTGAATCTAGACGGACTCTTATGGGACTACTTTCAAGAAGTTTTGGAGGAATACTGGAAGATTGTGTATCTATTAATTCTGCTAAATTAGCTTTGTCCAAATTTTTATTGTGTAGTTTTCTACGGGAATCAGAAATTTTAGAACCTATTATAATGGGTGTTCTTTCAAAATCTGTTGTGGGAGACCTCGGATCTACTTCtaagagaatatttttattccttatAGGCATTCTTGGTTCAAGAGTTTCAGTGGATGAAGTTAGTAActacaacaaaaaagaaaaggTTGATGCTTTTTTCAAATCTGTCTCAAGTCTTCTAagaatggaaaagaaaaaacaaaaatacaacaTTATATACATCATTACATACAATACAATGAAGTACAATTAATCAACAAATGCAAgtaaaaatatctgaaaaattttcttaaaccAAACTATTCAATTCTCAATATATCTTTCATTATAGAGAGAAGTAAACTTATACTTTACGTTACTGTTGCATATTTGCTTTCATTGTGGCTACATTGCTGTAGAAATAATTTGACAAGATATTGAAAAGGTGAATGATTTACAAGTATATTAATGTATAATTGAGAGTTGCTTTACCTCTAAAGGTGTCCTAACTATATTCAAACTTGGAGAACGAGGATCTAATTCTTGAATATGGGTAATTTTGTTTGACAATTTTGGAGTAGATGGTACATTTTCTTCAAGTAATTCATCAGCAGGAATTTCCGCATCAAATTTGCTATTAAGTATACCCATTGTAATGAATTTTATCAAACAATACTTATAACAACAGGTCCATTTAAAAGTACATTTAAGTGAATTTACCAGATCAAAACCGTTAAACGACTTTGACTTTTAAAACAGAATATCATATAACAATTTTCTTAGCACGGAACTATAAAACTTAAAACCAACCATGTGAGACCTCTATGTTCTATGATATAACTGTGATAGTACGAACATAGATGATTATGATTTGTAATTGGGTAATGATCCGATAATTCAGCATCCAAAGTAATTGAAAATGCAGAAATTTGATGATGGcagtgaaattattatttcttaatgaaaattattgagCATTTATTAGTAAGACAAactgttttatttgaaagttaatTCGTAGTACGGGGCAGTATATGAAAGATTATATTACAATTCAATAGAATTTTAGTAGTGCGCATATAAcctatcaatatatttatttgtataagaAAAGTATATGGATGCCACTTTTCTACTAAGTAAAAAACTTCAATGAACATAAGTAAACAGAAGACTGAATAACCCTCACAGAACGTACCCTAATGTTCTGTGATAATCCTTTCATTATCTAAGCcttgattttatatgaaaatactgATTTGACATTTAAATACGTTTAAAAGAGAAAACTAATGTTTATTCTTCCCCATACCATATGACATTTATGTATTTTACACGTAATTTAAAACGTGTGTAATTAGATTTATAAAACTCTGTTATTCGCCGtgcaaattgaatattttatacttataggaataaattgtatattaGAATTTTACGTTAAATCTTGAAAttacattcaatttataaatataatgaaagtgAAAGTTGG
This portion of the Diorhabda sublineata isolate icDioSubl1.1 chromosome X, icDioSubl1.1, whole genome shotgun sequence genome encodes:
- the LOC130451470 gene encoding uncharacterized protein LOC130451470, which translates into the protein MGILNSKFDAEIPADELLEENVPSTPKLSNKITHIQELDPRSPSLNIVRTPLELLTSSTETLEPRMPIRNKNILLEVDPRSPTTDFERTPIIIGSKISDSRRKLHNKNLDKANLAELIDTQSSSIPPKLLESSPIRVRLDSHKRRSLVGLLETNIDYTETDLDSILQEKYRIEENDQYKHLDDEYIAKEDKIDIYNSVDSSKDVLDEMPQIMENINTNFESMQIVAETEAEQDAPVKVEVREAPAGIFTSSSVCHEEIKSQPSKPLINITADVKELDKKLTNLIYEDDFVVCPRIVQLRENMERSPLKNRNGNEFIAKSTQKLKVSDKPRSDYVVSKIPVFKSRKGNAKDQVQCENTPPRHMDKNKAKARKSDWDNKDTTLYL